A part of Bufo bufo chromosome 7, aBufBuf1.1, whole genome shotgun sequence genomic DNA contains:
- the LOC121008982 gene encoding uncharacterized protein LOC121008982 yields MASRLNNKLPVFLARARDPKAYGVDALVSLWQDFSLLYVFPPFPLLPKVLRKIEAEGIPTVLIAPEWPRRAWFSDVAGGRPMASSRQTGPPVSGPALPPEFTVSSFNGVAVETAILKRGFSDSVIRTMIRARKSASSRIYYRTWKAFLSFCESSGFPPLRFSIPMVLSFLQSGLEKGLSLGGTFGSSIPSPFASLGSQFGPACSAVGPLRAFEGGFSEFSHLESGLPCCHNFHQTGVGAGRSFLSGAFSGFPPG; encoded by the coding sequence atggcgtccaggctcaacaacaagctcCCAGTGTTCCTGGCTCGCGCCCGAGATCCGAaggcgtacggggtggacgcgctggtgtctctGTGGCAGGACTTTAGTctcctctatgtcttccctcCGTTTCCTCTCCTACCGAAGGTTCtacgcaagatcgaggcggaagGAATCCCGACCGTTCTCATCGCCCCAGAGTGGCCTCGCCGCGCGTGGTTCTCAGACGTGGCTGGCGGacgccccatggcctcttcccgacAGACAGGACCTCCTGTCTCGGGgcccgctcttccaccagaatttacggtctcttcgtttaacggcgtggctgttgaaaccgccatcctgaagaGGGGGTTCTCGGATTCAGTGATTAGAACCATGATCAGAGCGAGGaagtctgcttcctccaggatttactatcgtacctggaaggccttcctgtcCTTTTGTGAGAGTTCGGGGTTCCCTCCCCTTCGCTTTTCCATCCCGATGGTGCTGTCTTTTCTTCAGTCCGGGCTTGAAAAGGGACTGTCGCTGGGTGGCACATTCGGTTCCTCCATACCTTCCCCCTTtgcctccttgggatctcaatttggtcctgCGTGCTCTGCAGTCggcccccttcgagcctttgaAGGAGGTTTCTCTGAATTTTCTCACCTGGAAAGTGGTCTTCCTTGTTGCCATAacttccatcagacgggtgtcggagctggccgctctttcctgtcaggagccttttctggttttcCACCAGGATAA